TTGGGATTGCCAATGCGAAGACAGATTGCTTGCTGTAAGTTCATAAACCCTCCGTTAGTTGGTTACGCCGATTCCCTGACCGGCGCGGGATATGCGGACGGTTACGCCCGGCGGCTCGCCGTATATCTTGCTCACTCGCCCGTCGCAGACGCGGCTGTCGTCAACCCACAACCGCGCGTATGTTATCGCGTCCAGTAAGGCCTTTTTGAGATTATCTTCGTCGGGGCGGCGGCACATGAACACCACATCGGGCTTGACGGATTTCGGTCGCGGGAACCGGAACGTGGCGTCCAGCCGTATCGGCCCGTCCAGCGGCAAGACGGGCCGGTGCTTTATCGCCTCCGCGTGAATCAACCCGAACCAGTCGCTCTTGGGGATCCAGCTCACGAACTTGCCACTGGGCTGACGAAACCTGACAGGCCGCTTCCACGGTTTGGGTATGCCGATGA
This is a stretch of genomic DNA from Elusimicrobiales bacterium. It encodes these proteins:
- a CDS encoding RusA family crossover junction endodeoxyribonuclease, giving the protein MDGVIEFTVIGIPKPWKRPVRFRQPSGKFVSWIPKSDWFGLIHAEAIKHRPVLPLDGPIRLDATFRFPRPKSVKPDVVFMCRRPDEDNLKKALLDAITYARLWVDDSRVCDGRVSKIYGEPPGVTVRISRAGQGIGVTN